One Megalops cyprinoides isolate fMegCyp1 chromosome 4, fMegCyp1.pri, whole genome shotgun sequence genomic window carries:
- the LOC118776075 gene encoding mothers against decapentaplegic homolog 4 isoform X1 has protein sequence MSITNTPTSNDACLSIVHSLMCHRQGGESETFAKRAIESLVKKLKEKKDELDSLITAITTNGAHPSKCVTIQRTLDGRLQVAGRKGFPHVIYARLWRWPDLHKNELKHVKYCQFAFDLKCDSVCVNPYHYERVVSPGIDLSGLTLSTSAPSGLMVKDEYEYDGQSSLPSIEGHSMQTIQHTPSSRAAPSETFSAPALLPPSDASSSASSSTFPSIPVGSATQSSSLHSGSHSEGLLQIASGTGQGAQQNGFPPAPPATYHHNATSTWTRTSFTPNIPHHQNGHLQHHPPMPHPGHYWPVHNEMAFQPPISNHPAPDYWCSIAYFEMDVQVGETFKVPSTCPIVTVDGYVDPSGGDRFCLGQLSNVHRTEAIERARLHIGKGVQLECKGEGDVWVRCLSDHAVFVQSYYLDREAGRAPGDAVHKIYPSAYIKVFDLRQCHRQMQQQAATAQAAAAAQAAAVAGNIPGPGSVGGIAPAISLSAAAGIGVDDLRRLCILRMSFVKGWGPDYPRQSIKETPCWIEIHLHRALQLLDEVLHTMPIADPQPLD, from the exons ATGTCGATCACCAACACGCCCACGAGCAACGACGCCTGCCTGAGCATCGTGCACAGCCTCATGTGCCACCGGCAGGGCGGCGAGAGCGAGACCTTCGCCAAGCGCGCCATCGAGAGCCTGgtgaagaagctgaaggagaagaaggacGAGCTGGACTCGCTCATCACCGCCATCACCACCAACGGCGCGCACCCCAGCAAGTGCGTCACTATCCAGCGCACCCTCGATGGCCGCCTGCAG GTGGCTGGGCGTAAAGGGTTCCCCCACGTGATCTATGCACGGCTGTGGAGATGGCCTGACCTGCACAAAAACGAACTGAAGCACGTCAAGTACTGCCAGTTCGCCTTCGACCTCAAGTGCGACAGCGTGTGCGTGAACCCGTACCACTACGAGAGAGTGGTGTCTCCTGGGATCG aCTTGTCAGGGCTGACACTGAGCACCTCTG ctccctctggaCTGATGGTGAAAGACGAGTACGAGTACGACGGCCAGTCATCGCTGCCTAGCATCGAGGGCCATTCTATGCAGACCATCCAGCACACGCCCTCCAGCCGGGCGGCGCCCTCCGAGACCTTCAGCGCCCCCGCCCTCCTGCCCCCCTCAGACGCcagcagctccgcctcctcctccaccttcccCAGCATCCCCGTCGGCTCTGCAA CCCAATCCAGCAGCCTGCACTCAGGGAGTCACAGTGAGGGGCTGCTGCAGATCGCCTCTGGGACGGGACAAGGCGCGCAGCAGAACGGtttcccccccgccccgcccgccACTTACCACCACA ATGCCACCTCCACCTGGACGAGAACCAGCTTCACCCCCAACATCCCCCACCACCAGAACGGACATCTGCAGCACCACCCCCCCATGCCCCACCCGGGGCACTACT GGCCTGTGCACAATGAAATGGCATTCCAGCCCCCTATATCCAACCATCCTG CGCCGGACTACTGGTGCTCCATCGCCTACTTCGAGATGGACGTGCAGGTGGGCGAGACGTTCAAGGTGCCCTCCACCTGCCCCATCGTGACGGTGGACGGCTACGTGGACCCCTCCGGGGGCGACCGCTTCTGCCTGGGTCAGCTGAGCAACGTGCACCGGACCGAGGCCATCGAGAGAGCCAG GCTGCACATTGGAAAGGGGGTACAGCTGGAGTGTAAGGGTGAAGGAGACGTGTGGGTGCGTTGCCTCAGCGACCACGCCGTCTTTGTGCAGAGCTACTACCTGGACCGGGAGGCGGGCCGCGCCCCCGGCGACGCCGTGCACAAGATCTACCCCAGCGCGTACATAAag gtgTTCGACCTGCGCCAGTGCCACAGGCAGATGCAGCAGCAGGCGGCCACCGCGCAGGCAGCGGCGGCGGCTCAGGCGGCCGCCGTCGCCGGCAACATCCCGGGACCCGGCTCCGTGGGAGGCATCGCCCCCGCCATCA gcctgtCTGCGGCAGCCGGCATCGGCGTGGACGACTTGCGCAGACTCTGCATCCTGAGAATGAGCTTCGTGAAGGGCTGGGGGCCGGACTACCCCAGGCAGAGCATTAAGGAGACCCCCTGCTGGATCGAGATCCACCTGCACCGCGCGTTGCAGCTGCTGGATGAGGTGCTGCACACCATGCCCATCGCAGACCCTCAGCCGCTGGACTGA
- the LOC118776075 gene encoding mothers against decapentaplegic homolog 4 isoform X2: MSITNTPTSNDACLSIVHSLMCHRQGGESETFAKRAIESLVKKLKEKKDELDSLITAITTNGAHPSKCVTIQRTLDGRLQVAGRKGFPHVIYARLWRWPDLHKNELKHVKYCQFAFDLKCDSVCVNPYHYERVVSPGIDLSGLTLSTSAPSGLMVKDEYEYDGQSSLPSIEGHSMQTIQHTPSSRAAPSETFSAPALLPPSDASSSASSSTFPSIPVGSANATSTWTRTSFTPNIPHHQNGHLQHHPPMPHPGHYWPVHNEMAFQPPISNHPAPDYWCSIAYFEMDVQVGETFKVPSTCPIVTVDGYVDPSGGDRFCLGQLSNVHRTEAIERARLHIGKGVQLECKGEGDVWVRCLSDHAVFVQSYYLDREAGRAPGDAVHKIYPSAYIKVFDLRQCHRQMQQQAATAQAAAAAQAAAVAGNIPGPGSVGGIAPAISLSAAAGIGVDDLRRLCILRMSFVKGWGPDYPRQSIKETPCWIEIHLHRALQLLDEVLHTMPIADPQPLD; the protein is encoded by the exons ATGTCGATCACCAACACGCCCACGAGCAACGACGCCTGCCTGAGCATCGTGCACAGCCTCATGTGCCACCGGCAGGGCGGCGAGAGCGAGACCTTCGCCAAGCGCGCCATCGAGAGCCTGgtgaagaagctgaaggagaagaaggacGAGCTGGACTCGCTCATCACCGCCATCACCACCAACGGCGCGCACCCCAGCAAGTGCGTCACTATCCAGCGCACCCTCGATGGCCGCCTGCAG GTGGCTGGGCGTAAAGGGTTCCCCCACGTGATCTATGCACGGCTGTGGAGATGGCCTGACCTGCACAAAAACGAACTGAAGCACGTCAAGTACTGCCAGTTCGCCTTCGACCTCAAGTGCGACAGCGTGTGCGTGAACCCGTACCACTACGAGAGAGTGGTGTCTCCTGGGATCG aCTTGTCAGGGCTGACACTGAGCACCTCTG ctccctctggaCTGATGGTGAAAGACGAGTACGAGTACGACGGCCAGTCATCGCTGCCTAGCATCGAGGGCCATTCTATGCAGACCATCCAGCACACGCCCTCCAGCCGGGCGGCGCCCTCCGAGACCTTCAGCGCCCCCGCCCTCCTGCCCCCCTCAGACGCcagcagctccgcctcctcctccaccttcccCAGCATCCCCGTCGGCTCTGCAA ATGCCACCTCCACCTGGACGAGAACCAGCTTCACCCCCAACATCCCCCACCACCAGAACGGACATCTGCAGCACCACCCCCCCATGCCCCACCCGGGGCACTACT GGCCTGTGCACAATGAAATGGCATTCCAGCCCCCTATATCCAACCATCCTG CGCCGGACTACTGGTGCTCCATCGCCTACTTCGAGATGGACGTGCAGGTGGGCGAGACGTTCAAGGTGCCCTCCACCTGCCCCATCGTGACGGTGGACGGCTACGTGGACCCCTCCGGGGGCGACCGCTTCTGCCTGGGTCAGCTGAGCAACGTGCACCGGACCGAGGCCATCGAGAGAGCCAG GCTGCACATTGGAAAGGGGGTACAGCTGGAGTGTAAGGGTGAAGGAGACGTGTGGGTGCGTTGCCTCAGCGACCACGCCGTCTTTGTGCAGAGCTACTACCTGGACCGGGAGGCGGGCCGCGCCCCCGGCGACGCCGTGCACAAGATCTACCCCAGCGCGTACATAAag gtgTTCGACCTGCGCCAGTGCCACAGGCAGATGCAGCAGCAGGCGGCCACCGCGCAGGCAGCGGCGGCGGCTCAGGCGGCCGCCGTCGCCGGCAACATCCCGGGACCCGGCTCCGTGGGAGGCATCGCCCCCGCCATCA gcctgtCTGCGGCAGCCGGCATCGGCGTGGACGACTTGCGCAGACTCTGCATCCTGAGAATGAGCTTCGTGAAGGGCTGGGGGCCGGACTACCCCAGGCAGAGCATTAAGGAGACCCCCTGCTGGATCGAGATCCACCTGCACCGCGCGTTGCAGCTGCTGGATGAGGTGCTGCACACCATGCCCATCGCAGACCCTCAGCCGCTGGACTGA
- the LOC118776632 gene encoding RNA-binding protein MEX3B, with translation MPSSTSLLETEETEPEIPPLVQAFAGVGLDDHGAQRQTEPQEPLLHSRPASHFSLLGTVLDLQPLPLRKPPLEEEEEEDVEEADEAVIAEESDSSTTLLAQAQVPALGSVMLPGMEAPETVLLYSGGLEDPTAQQVPGMMMLPSGYGEPGFEIEQPPLARRKSVNTTECVAVPSSEHVAEIVGRQGCKIKALRAKTNTYIKTPVRGEQPVFVVTGRKEDVAMAKREILSAAEHFSLIRASRNKAGPLTGAGPGLPGAPALAGQTTIQVRVPYRVVGLVVGPKGATIKRIQQQTHTYIVTPSRDKEPVFEVTGMPENVDRAREEIEAHIALRTGGSAEAAADDNDFHHNGTDVSFEGAVPVVGSGVACVRMTPSYRNDSSSSLGSGSSDSYYGGRVADYSPGSPFNNNNNNNGGGSFWFGETLLPLGSDDVAALEPAGFEALAVAPGPAPHPVLWSPFEQGVPLFEGRGHAALQQDSQPGTPRLSPTFHEGLEHPAARRFPAYGPALSSSGDSTASSSPPDSAGSGGAYRGRQDCVRCLESEITAALVPCGHNYFCMECASRICQSPEAICPVCQTPVTQAIRLRNM, from the exons ATGCCCAGTAGCACATCTTTGTTGGAAACCGAGGAAACGGAGCCGGAGATCCCGCCGCTGGTACAGGCATTTGCCGGCGTAGGCCTCGATGACCACGGCgcgcagaggcagacagaaCCGCAGGAGCCCCTTCTGCATTCGCGCCCGGCCTCCCACTTCAGCCTGCTTGGCACCGTCCTGGACCTTCAGCCTCTGCCGCTCCGCAAGCCGCCgttagaggaggaggaggaggaggacgtgGAAGAGGCAGATGAGGCGGTCATAGCGGAAGAGTCGGATTCCAGCACCACGCTGCTAGCGCAGGCCCAGGTCCCCGCGCTGGGCTCGGTCATGCTGCCCGGAATGGAGGCCCCGGAGACGGTCCTGCTGTACAGCGGCGGGCTCGAGGACCCGACGGCGCAGCAGGTCCCCGGGATGATGATGTTACCGTCCGGGTACGGGGAGCCGGGGTTCGAGATCGAGCAGCCGCCGCTCGCCCGGAGGAAGAGCGTCAACACCACGGAGTGCGTGGCGGTGCCTAGCTCCGAGCACGTAGCTGAGATAGTCGGTAGGCAGG GCTGTAAGATAAAAGCGCTGCGGGCAAAGACCAACACCTACATCAAGACCCCGGTGCGTGGGGAGCAGCCGGTGTTTGTGGTGACAGGGCGCAAGGAGGACGTGGCCATGGCCAAGCGGGAGATCCTGTCTGCAGCCGAGCACTTCTCCCTCATCCGGGCCTCCCGCAACAAGGCAGGGCCTCTgacgggggcggggccgggtcTCCCGGGCGCCCCTGCCCTGGCAGGCCAGACCACCATCCAGGTGCGGGTGCCGTACCGCGTGGTGGGGCTGGTGGTGGGGCCCAAGGGCGCCACCATCAAGCGCATCCAGCAGCAGACGCACACATACATCGTGACGCCGAGCCGCGACAAGGAGCCCGTGTTCGAGGTGACAGGCATGCCGGAGAACGTGGACCGCGCCCGCGAAGAGATCGAGGCGCACATCGCCCTGCGCACTGGTGGCTCAGCCGAGGCAGCTGCCGACGACAACGACTTCCACCACAACGGGACGGACGTCAGCTTTGAGGGGGCAGTGCCCGTCGTCGGGAGCGGGGTCGCCTGCGTGCGCATGACGCCCAGCTACCGCAACGACAGCTCGAGCTCGCTGGGCAGCGGCTCCAGCGACTCCTACTACGGGGGCCGCGTGGCCGACTACAGCCCCGGCAGCCCcttcaacaataacaacaacaacaacggcGGGGGCAGCTTCTGGTTCGGGGAGACCCTGCTTCCTCTGGGCTCTGATGACGTGGCGGCACTGGAGCCGGCAGGTTTTGAGGCCCTGGCGGTggcccccggccccgccccccacccgGTCCTGTGGAGCCCCTTCGAGCAGGGCGTCCCGCTCTTTGAAGGCCGTGGCCACGCCGCCCTGCAACAGGACAGCCAGCCGGGCACCCCGCGCCTCTCCCCCACCTTCCATGAGGGCCTGGAGCACCCGGCGGCGCGCCGCTTCCCGGCCTATGGCCCCGCCCTCTCGTCGTCTGGCGACAGCACCGCCTCCAGCTCTCCCCCGGACTCGGCCGGCTCCGGGGGCGCCTACCGCGGCCGACAGGACTGTGTCCGCTGCCTGGAGAGCGAGATCACCGCCGCCCTGGTCCCCTGCGGCCACAACTACTTCTGCATGGAGTGCGCCAGCCGCATCTGCCAGAGCCCCGAGGCCATCTGCCCGGTGTGCCAGACACCCGTCACCCAGGCCATCCGTCTGCGCAACATGTGA